The following coding sequences are from one Treponema parvum window:
- a CDS encoding DUF2179 domain-containing protein, producing the protein MFTQEQIITAVIIFVARVMDVSLGTFRNVLVIRRKRLYAFIASFFECLIWIYAVSRVITDLTDPITSVAFALGFATGTFTGITIEGLFKIGEQAIRIFSLKGDDISECLRSQGFRVTVFEGRGRNGPVKMVFVQVKRRNVKKYLHLPEP; encoded by the coding sequence ATGTTCACGCAAGAACAGATTATTACGGCTGTCATCATATTTGTCGCCCGTGTAATGGATGTGTCTCTCGGAACCTTTCGCAACGTACTGGTCATCAGAAGAAAGAGACTGTATGCCTTTATTGCATCGTTTTTCGAATGCCTGATTTGGATATATGCCGTCTCCAGAGTGATTACGGATCTTACAGATCCGATCACTTCCGTAGCCTTCGCTTTAGGCTTTGCCACAGGAACGTTTACGGGCATAACTATCGAAGGCTTATTTAAAATAGGCGAACAGGCTATAAGAATTTTCAGCTTAAAAGGCGACGACATATCCGAATGTCTTAGAAGCCAAGGGTTTAGAGTAACCGTCTTTGAAGGCAGGGGCAGAAACGGGCCGGTAAAAATGGTGTTTGTCCAAGTAAAAAGACGAAACGTAAAAAAGTATTTACACTTGCCAGAACCATAG
- a CDS encoding anaerobic sulfatase maturase has protein sequence MSPKHRVLLIKPASCNCNMICKYCFYIDESENRNFANYGVMTKETAHKIIDRALEENDEITFSFQGGEPTCAGFSFFEDFVSYSFSQKKDKTIHFALQTNGFIVDRKWAEFFKKNNFLIGLSMDGNKKTHDIYRHDKAGNGTFKNVFKASQILKAFEVDFNILITVTRDIAKNIKEIYEFFKRNGYRYQQYIACLDPIAEGHGGRDYSLTPEIYGKFLIDLFELYFKDWRRRDFVSIRYFDNLVIRLAGGQCESCGMLGFCPSNYVLEADGSVFPCDFYVLDGFCLGNLTRDTFERIDLKRKEIRFTEKSCVVDEACKTCRYFPLCRGGCRRDREDFKTGKLGRSYLCEAYKIFFEKEVDKLDYMGAMERQFTLGRNM, from the coding sequence ATGAGCCCAAAACACAGAGTTCTCTTAATAAAGCCTGCCTCTTGCAACTGTAATATGATATGCAAATACTGTTTTTACATCGACGAAAGTGAAAATAGAAATTTCGCTAACTACGGCGTAATGACAAAGGAGACGGCTCATAAAATCATTGACAGGGCTCTTGAAGAAAACGATGAGATAACTTTTTCATTTCAGGGCGGAGAGCCTACTTGTGCGGGTTTTTCTTTTTTTGAAGATTTTGTTTCTTATTCTTTTTCCCAAAAAAAAGATAAGACGATACATTTTGCGCTGCAAACTAACGGCTTTATCGTAGACAGAAAATGGGCCGAGTTTTTCAAAAAAAATAATTTTCTTATCGGATTGTCGATGGACGGAAATAAAAAGACTCACGACATATATCGGCATGACAAGGCCGGTAACGGCACGTTTAAAAATGTTTTTAAAGCCAGCCAGATATTAAAAGCTTTTGAGGTTGATTTTAACATTCTCATAACCGTTACCAGGGATATAGCTAAGAACATAAAAGAAATATATGAGTTTTTTAAAAGGAACGGTTACAGATACCAGCAGTACATCGCTTGTTTGGATCCCATTGCCGAAGGACACGGCGGGCGAGATTATTCGTTAACGCCTGAAATTTACGGGAAATTTTTAATAGACTTGTTTGAATTGTATTTTAAAGATTGGCGCCGCCGCGATTTTGTTTCCATCCGGTATTTCGACAATCTTGTCATAAGACTTGCCGGAGGACAATGCGAATCTTGCGGAATGCTTGGTTTTTGCCCCAGCAATTATGTTCTTGAAGCCGACGGTTCGGTGTTCCCTTGTGATTTTTATGTTTTGGACGGATTTTGTTTGGGGAATCTTACGCGCGATACGTTTGAGAGGATAGACCTTAAACGCAAGGAAATTCGGTTTACGGAAAAGTCCTGCGTCGTTGACGAAGCATGCAAAACTTGTCGATACTTTCCGCTTTGCCGAGGCGGCTGCAGACGGGATCGCGAGGATTTTAAAACGGGGAAATTGGGACGCTCATATTTATGTGAGGCGTATAAAATTTTTTTTGAAAAAGAGGTCGATAAGCTGGATTATATGGGCGCTATGGAAAGACAATTTACATTGGGCAGAAACATGTGA
- the pgmB gene encoding beta-phosphoglucomutase, translating to MDKISGLLFDLDGVIVDTAKYHFLAWKKLAEELNIPFNEQDNERLKGVSRMASLEIILEIGGRTMSDEEKNSCCDKKNRLYVSYIEKLKKDEILPGVKEFLVDARKKGFHTALGSASKNSKLILDKLEINDLFDAVVDGTKVSKAKPAPEVFEQGAKELNLPSEQCIVFEDAAAGIKAAHNAGMKAVGIGSEKILFEADLIIQGFKDITVSDIIKKLYRIVKK from the coding sequence ATGGATAAAATATCAGGCCTTTTATTTGATCTGGACGGAGTGATCGTCGACACGGCTAAATATCACTTTTTAGCGTGGAAAAAATTGGCGGAAGAATTGAATATTCCCTTTAACGAACAGGATAACGAGCGTCTTAAAGGCGTAAGCCGTATGGCAAGCCTAGAGATCATACTTGAAATAGGCGGCAGGACAATGAGCGATGAAGAAAAAAATTCCTGCTGCGACAAAAAAAACCGACTTTATGTGTCATACATAGAGAAGTTAAAAAAAGACGAAATTTTACCGGGCGTAAAAGAATTTTTAGTCGACGCGCGCAAAAAAGGATTTCATACCGCGCTCGGTTCCGCAAGCAAAAACTCAAAACTCATCCTTGATAAGCTTGAAATAAACGATCTATTCGATGCCGTCGTTGACGGTACAAAGGTGTCAAAAGCTAAACCCGCTCCCGAAGTCTTTGAACAAGGCGCCAAAGAGTTAAACCTTCCGTCTGAACAGTGCATAGTTTTTGAAGACGCTGCGGCGGGAATAAAAGCCGCTCACAACGCGGGAATGAAGGCCGTAGGCATAGGCTCTGAAAAAATTCTTTTTGAAGCGGATCTTATCATTCAAGGTTTTAAAGACATCACGGTCTCGGATATCATAAAAAAACTATACCGCATAGTCAAAAAATAA